ATACCCCTTTGAGATGAGGAGTTTTAGGTTAGGATAGTTGTAGCTTGGTTAATATCAGTAGGCAACATGAGCTTAGCTTATTGTTTATGCAGAAAAATCAATGTGATCTATCTTTTAGGaagtttttttagtttatgtGAGGTAGTTAGGCTATTCACACAGTCTCCATGTAAGATATGTGGCCCAGTGTTTGCGTACCTCAGTTTTGCatggagaataataaaaatggttgTGTTGCTTATTGCCAGCAACAGTGGGGTGAAGCACTGTTGAGAATATGGGATGAAGCAAGAAAGATGTTTTGATGAGTGGAAGATTATTCACTTAAGAATCCTCATCTCTTTTCTACAGAAACTTCTTGAGTTTGCTTACTCCAGCTGCCTACTTATCAAGCAACTATTCACAGTTTTAGAGATGATCTATATAACTAAAACAGATATTTTTACTGTCATGACACTATTATTTAACACCAAGCATGCATGCCATTACTATTTACTCACAGTTTAAAATTAGATGAGTATTTCATAAACTGTACAATAAattgcatttactgtatattccttGGACTATTTCATGGACTGTAGTGTATGGGGCATTGGAGGACCATAAATGTGGTCTAAATATGGTTGGTGagcttttatagaaaaaaattgttttatgcaAAAAGATTTTGCTGTCCTTCACATTCAGTTAGATGTGTAGCCAAGACTGCTTTATTCTAAATTTCACCAGTGATATTAGTTTCATAGAGTTTTGACATTGTGAGTAATCAACATTTTAATTAACCAGTGGCTGTCATTAAGAACTAATAAAAATGATCGAGTAAGGGCTGTATGCTCCTCATATTTTATTGGTTGGATGTGGTGGAGGGTGGTGGGATAGAGTTAATAGTTCTCAAGATGAGTTTTGTAAagatatacaatatttatttcatttaagggaCAGTTCCGAGTACTGTATtagtgaaaaaatgagaaaagacaaGCAGAAGTTAACCCCTTGTGGCTGGGTGACATATATGTACGTATCAGGACAATTACCCCCGGTGGACAGTTAAcccccatggacaattaccccTGAGGACAACTACCCCCTAGGACAACTACCCCTAGGACAACTacccctaggacaattaccccctaaGACACTAAGTCAGCTTGAAaccatttaggaaaaaatttataacaaaaattttcaaaattatttaattgcaCTTCAGAAGTGCAATTAAGCGAGTAAGTAATGAATGAATTGTATTATGGTTTACATATTCGTGTTAAGAGaggttgaaaaatgaagaactactattgtatgaatatttattaaaaatttttttaaaagttgaaaaattcttaaaagaaaataaaatgaaaagcaggaaaaaaaaacaaaaaaatagttaaaatcatacaaaaagctaaactggaaagtaaaagaaaaatttttaaaaatgcaaattatacgcAATAGATCGTAAATATTCAACCAGATCTCTGTTTCCAtaattttcagtaactgaaataatACGGGCTGAAACATCTAAATATTTCTTTCGAGATGGCTGTCtagcaaaacctgcaaaagattgAACCATATGCATTTGTTGTAACCCTTGCTCTCTTTTAATGTATGTTATAAACTTCCAAATATTTGGATGGCAACAACCAACATTTGCTAAAAAACTCCTGTGCCACCCTTCCACTGCATTATTTGTTCTAGGAAGTTCATCTGCAGTTCTGTTATACATATTCCATAACTCTATTCCAAACAATGGTTCGCGCGCCGTCCTCTTCGACATGGACGTCCTAAGTAGGTGTCTTCAAAGTAGTCTTGCACTTTGTATGTTTCAGGGGAGAAATTCACACAGGGTTTCAAATGATTTATCAACATCACAAGCCGGTACTAGAGCTAAAGCGGCTATCATTTTCATCGCGATGGAAAACTCTCTATCATCTTGGTATCGCTGCTGAAATCCATTAGACTGAATTTTCCTGTATATGCTttggcaaaagtgaaaaaaacatccCTTTATTTCGGTTTGCAGGAATGCCAGTTTTAAACTATTAATCATGGCTTTTTCAAAGTCTACCATGATAGTCTTTGGTGCTAAATCATGTTTCAGTAGTTTCAACTGCTCCAGTAAGTTCGAATAAGTTGTTTGGCTTTTATCAGGCAAAAGAGCGTATATTAAAGGCACTGAACGATCATTTATCAATGCATGAATTGTGTATAATTGTGAAAAGATTGTAGGCACTGTTTTGAACGTTCCATCTAGCGACCAATGTGACGTTTGACTTAGGTAATCCAAGTTTTTCTTTGTTCCGAAGATGAGAATTCGTTTCTCAACTGGCCCAGAGTCGAAAAGCAGAAAATCTTGACCATCCTGTGTTTTGGTCTGCTCATCTGTTAAAACAAGTTCTTGGCTATTTAAAGGCAACGGTCTTGAAAGAGATAGACGTTGTCGATGGCGTCTAATGTTACGTCTTAAATGATGAATCGGTGGTAGAGTTGCTCCCGTTTCTTCATCAATGGTGCTACAAGCTTCAGGAAGAATTACTTGCGGTGTTTCCTCGGTCTCGATGGCTCGCTTCTTGACCTTTTGGATAGTTTTCGCAGCTATAATTTTTGTTTGAGATGGCGCATGGGTGTGGCTATGAAGCCTACCAACAACTTCGCTTTGCTGCAATGTACTTTTACTTTAGCTTTGCAActggctttgtttcttctttcttcgcaCTCAAACGACACTACACCATTAGCCAAATCTTTCTCCTTAACATATAAATATCCATCAAGCACTAGTCTGTCTTTTCCTCTAGAACTTTTGAAAAATTCCATGTTGCTTAAGGGATCTCAGCGGTTTcactaatgcaaagaaaatagagagagtcagcttgaaaacatttaggaaaaaaattatctcaaacaatagcggaaattatttaaatacacttAAGAACAATTAAGAGAGTGAGTAAtgacagaaactatttaattgcacttaaagcaaatgagagagtaagtaacgacagaaactatttaattgtacTTAAAAGCAATTAAGAGAGTAGGTAAtgacagaaactatttaattgcatttaCTGAGATTAACGCCAATTTAATTAAGGGGGTGGTTGTCCTAGGGGGTAGTTGTCCTAGGGGTAGTTGTCCTCGGGGTAATTGTCCATGGGTGGTAATTGTCCatggggggtaattgtcctagactcatatatgtatgtttacttaTAGCTTTGGGGTGAATTCagggtcacatatatatattttcaatatttcgcGCCATATGCTTTGAAcgaattttgcaggaaaaatgtTCCAACTCTTCAGATAGCAGTATGTGAGTCAGAGAGTGCACTCATTCTTGAAagattaatcagctcagtggtctggtaaaactaagatatacttaacttgatgTGGTACAGGGGACCCATCCAAGGATGACTGgagaatattttacaataaatatactcagaatttgataatgaatttatttttatctgttatgatattgtgtgagctgtaattatgattttacaaaacaaaatagaaaaattattagaaaaaacccCTGTAACtcggtaaaattagcatatttttactactgttttttggaaaagaggccccgcatagggttggaaatattaattttcaacttttcctggaaggtacagaaaattttttgtatttttttcatataccaTGTGCATAAGCATATCTCCCTCTTTccattaatatatgtttttttttttaaattggccatccttaaatttagcctggtctagtggtgtgcttaatatatattgaGCTCAGACTGTGAGGGTTAAGAGCTCATATTGCTAAATAGAAATCTTTTGATTAAAAGAATGTCTCTGTGAATAAAGAATTGTAGCTTTGAAAACTGAAAGGCATCAGACTTAACATCTGACATGCTGTTTTACCTTTTGAATCATTTTAAAGAGCAAAAGGGGTTTGTTGAAGGCCAAGAAATAGCCCAGAAATTTTAAAGATGATGTGATTTACTTGTTGTAAATGTCATCTGAGAAGTAAGATTTTTTATCTTGCAGTCTTGGAAATGACCCTAACAATTAAAATATGGTCtcattttgtaatgtttaaaGCAGGCTTGACAATGAAACTTGTATATGATGTTTATCTTACAGATCCTAGAATGTAGGAGAAGGAAGATGCGCCCTCAGGGATGGTGGTGTCCAGGCGTGGTACTATTGGAGGCATTTACAGCTCTGGCGTTCTGGTTGGGGCTTTTGGGAAGTTTAGGCCTTATCAGAGAATCAGAGGCTGTAGTAGCATACAGCACACAGCACGATGAGATAGCATATGCTGAGGTGTGGTCTAACCATCCTCTAGAAACCTTTCCTCAACTATGGCAAGCCATATTCCTATGGGGTTTCTTTTCAACTCTCTTCATTCATATTGTATCCAGCATCATCGCCTTTCTCATGCTGAGAAAACATAAATATGGAAGGTAAGGAAATAAGTAACATTGGTCTTTttgctatacaggcagtccctggtttttggcaggggttccgttccgacggcgtgatgataagtgaaaattgctgatttttggcaCATTTTCgccacctctgttaggtatgtattggtgccaataagcggaaattggcgccaaaaatcaccaattttagTCGCGAGACAAGCACCGAAAGACAGGGTCACCAATAACaagcccgccgataaccagggactgcctgtacttctgATGACCTCAGAAGTGACAGTAAAGATTTGCTGTGATGCAGAATTGAAATTACTATATCCATAGTTTAAACAATCTCTCTACTGTACACTTTTGCCTTACCATCTAGTTACAGTTGGCCAAGTGTTTTACTCTTGGAGACTTCCAACACTAGTGGGAGCCTTTTCTATCCTGTATTTGGTTTTACAACCTCAGTATCAATGGTGCAACTGGACTTAGTGAATGTATACGCGTATATTTCTTACTGTATCTGTTGAATCTTTTCAAGTCAagtattgttttctgtttatatgaTCTTATCATGTTGAGTATCTAAGACATAAAATTTTATGTCACTAGTAGATAATTTATTGTGGTATATTAATAACTGTAGACTCTTATGCACTGTTAACTTTTTATAATTGGGTTTTGTAAGTCAGAGCGAAGAGTAACTGTCATTGATAACATTGTTGAATTTGGCTAGCGGTCGTaagaggataaaaataaaatgcaattgcGTCCTGTATTTCGAGGCTTGAAAAGGCTTACTCCAATTGTGGCTAGGAAAATTTGGAGAGGAAAAAGATGTAGCATAAGATTCCACTATAAAGAGTCAATGGCTTTACTTTGGTTGGTGTGCAGTGCACATTTGGTCTGTCTCAATGCTTTGGCTGCTACAACACATTGATTATTGTAGCTTTAagttaatttactttaaaagtactgttttatactttaaaagcactgtttttttatgttcattgaaTATATTTGATAAGCTTTCATGAAGCTGGCATACCAGTGAACCGCAACATTTGAACAGGTTACTGTGTGGCATATAAGGTATAAACTGCTTGGCTATATTTTGTGACAAATTCTCTTTGCCTATACGATAATGTCTTAGTGAGTGTACTGTAAATGGTTGGTGCAAAAACATAGTTTTGAGATAGTAAgctttaaagttttccatttgtaCTGGAACTAATTTATATCATGTGACTTCGGACCGCAAGTTTGGGGGGATGAAGGgtgattttcatttgaaacttGTTCCCACTTGAAAATTACATGTCTTTAATATATCTTCCCACCACTAACTCAGTATTGCCATGTTTGAGGGTTAGGCCCCTCTGACATGCGGCGCCACATATAGGGttgtgcaaacattttttttactcttagataaatttcttagataaattaaaaattaaacaccatAGTAGGAAATATTTGTAATACAGAGTAACATTATATTGCACAGTAACACTTCACATAAACACCACACAAATGACATCCAAgtagaacagaataaaaatacagtcgacccccggtagTCGCAGGCAACGCGCACCACActaccccctgcaaatagctaaaatccgcaaatatttaaaacccctcaaaaaatgcttatacctgaatattttaatagttttatcacaaaaagtgcatttagtcacaaaaatgatataaaaatagagtacagtaatttgtgaatatttcttgatgaaaaatactgtgaattggtgaattttccacaaaataccatgtgtacagtatatattttatatatatatatatatatatatatatatatatatatatatatatatatatatatatatatatatatatatatatatatatatatatatatatatatatgtatgtatatatgttccacagaagtCTCATGAATAGTTGAAGCCACAAACCGGAACCacgaataggcgggggtccatTGTAGAGGAGAatgcaaatatttcaaataataataaaaaaatgtttaccttcagagcaacatgaaaatattttgcatattgttAACATTTTGAAAGCAATGTACACTCGTAACACAGACGTGGTAGATTACAATAATCttcctacttttattttaatgatgctCATGTTCATGTACTGTTTTAACTTACACTTTTCATTCAGAGATCATATCTAGGAGTTCTGATTACTATCTAGCAAAGTTAACCTTCCTCTGGTGTTCAGATAggcataagaaaaacataatcAGTGGCCTTAAGGACACATGGTAAATTTCTGAGacgtatttcagaaaaaaaaaatcagtggacTTGATGATGGAAAATATGGTAATTGTGGTTTTAGGTAGTGTGTATCACTATCCTGGTCTAGGTCTTTACTTGTTTTGAAACTAATTGTCTTGCTAGTGTCACAGATTGATGAGCTGGAGTTGCGCAATGAATCTCATTTTACTGTCCAAGAAACCAGCAGTTCATTAATCCTTGAGGGAGGTGGTCCAGAaattaaagcaattatatatCCTTGGGTAAAGTCAGTTAAAACAAGAAAGGTGATATGTTCTTCCACTGCAAGAACTGAACAACCAGTTTCTTTTCATATGGTATCTGAGTCATATTCCTTCCTGTCCAGATATGGCAATtagattttaaacaaattatgaGCACCAGCGGCAAATTATCCCATCATTGAATTAGTACACTATTCAGTGACAATTCTTTTTGTCTGGTGTCTGATTTTTCTTAGTGATAAACGCTGCCTTTTGTATATGGAGTACTCCTCTTGCACATGTGCATGGATGGCTATGTACTGactgagaaaaaaagaataatgtagGTAGGCGTAGGACATCATGCACACTCCTTACCAGCTCATGCACACCATCGTGATTCTAGCCACACTTGAGTATGAAAATGTAGTTTTTTGTCCATGATACAGCTGTGTACTGGCAACCTGTGTGCATTCAGATAGTGTTTAGAAGTCGGAGGAAACTAGGTACGTGGTCTTTAGCTGAAGCAATTAAAATTAGTGTTTTGCTGGAAGTAGATTCAGATTATGCATAAAATCTCTGTCATCTTGAGTAGGGTCAGACTGAAAGTCAGTCAGTAAGATAACCAGGGACCCTTACAAAGTCAGTACCGTACAGCCTTGAGATAGATGTAGAAGGGACATGAGCTGTGTAAACATGTATGATAACACTGTGGTAGAAAGGAACTCGGTTAGAGACAAGATAGAGTTAGAGATGTAGTCCTACACTTTGAAAAATTACTCACTAAGTGACATTCTGTCTTCCATGGTTACTCAgtacaaggaaaataaagagtaaattgATATACAGAGTACAAGGGACAGTAGCTGAAGGGAAACAGAACCTTCTTTAAGACCTGTAACATCTCTCACTATCTTCTCTCAGTGGTGAGGCACATTATCAAATAATCTTCATGGCTGGCTAAGGGAGTGCATGTGGCAAGTTGGGACTTCAGCCATGGTCACATGAAAAATGGACCTACTGGAACCATGCAGCTAGGAAATTGAAAACATTCCAGAAGTGATTGTCTTGTAGGTACCGTAGGTCTGTTAAAAGTTGTAGCTGTACTTTCACAACTTAAGTTTTACTGGGGTCAAAATAATTGAGAAGTAAAATAATTAGTCAAGTGTTGGGTTAAATAACAATTTAACCCTTTGAGTCCAGTGGGTCTCAAATAATGATATGTATTGATTATTTGATCACCTCCAGGTATCTTcaata
This Macrobrachium rosenbergii isolate ZJJX-2024 chromosome 42, ASM4041242v1, whole genome shotgun sequence DNA region includes the following protein-coding sequences:
- the LOC136828009 gene encoding transmembrane protein 170B; the encoded protein is MRPQGWWCPGVVLLEAFTALAFWLGLLGSLGLIRESEAVVAYSTQHDEIAYAEVWSNHPLETFPQLWQAIFLWGFFSTLFIHIVSSIIAFLMLRKHKYGRFSAACIIFIGMCTTFVTCAATSAAVGYVLYQAKFVLQPIHAMICGISQTALVIFFSFSRVMPTL